From a region of the Daphnia magna isolate NIES linkage group LG1, ASM2063170v1.1, whole genome shotgun sequence genome:
- the LOC116921086 gene encoding uncharacterized protein LOC116921086 isoform X2: MASSIGLTGKFFIVDLIDGNNYCHVTVVPDIWILQADDNSSKCWYPKISGHISSKKREVPKPCWYVYPCIVRKEYDSYESARSQEHIASIQSDINTEGEDDASQPNTSLGKGKRHKRPNKRFLPDDESVGVYGPTQPETIVIPTIPGSLLRNSVDGGVPAVRPTAPLAVQWRCNNSVDDPGGSGPTQTEAIVIPTVPVSLLRNSVGGVPAALPMTPFEVQQSCSNSFEEVSQHMRGEITVNSTDDNSPVSYNNLYSQEMPYSGTIGNQRMSVAVPNQSNILSEEMPNGSTRNVFLGNQRNQSNTLTDGSVALIGKLVR; the protein is encoded by the exons ATGGCGTCATCAATT GGCTTAAccggaaaattttttattgtcgATTTAATTGATGGAAACAATTATTGCCATGTTACTGTTGTGCCAGACATTTGGATCTTGCAGGCTGATGACAATTCTTCAAAATGTTGGTATCCTAAAATTTCTGGGCACATTTCATCAAAGAAACGTGAAGTACCAAAACCATGTTGGTATGTTTATCCTTGTATCGTCAGAAAGGAATATG ATTCATATGAATCTGCTCGTTCACAGGAGCACATTGCTTCAATTCAATCAGACATTAATACTGAGGGTGAAGATGATGCCAGTCAACCTAACACGTCATTGGGAAAAGGAAAGAGACACAAGAGGCCGAATAAAAGATTCTTGCCTGATGATGAAAGCGTTGGTGTATATGGACCCACCCAGCCAGAAACAATTGTGATTCCAACAATTCCAGGTAGCTTATTAAGGAATTCTGTTGATGGTGGTGTTCCTGCTGTACGCCCAACAGCACCACTTGCAGTTCAGTGGAGATGCAATAATTCTGTTGATGACCCTGGTGGATCTGGGCCCACTCAGACAGAAGCAATTGTGATTCCAACGGTTCCAGTTAGCCTATTAAGGAATTCTGTTGGTGGTGTTCCTGCTGCACTGCCAATGACACCTTTTGAAGTTCAGCAAAGTTGCAGTAACTCTTTTGAGGAAGTCTCGCAGCATATGAGAGGGGAAATTACTGTTAATTCTACGGATGACAATTCACCAGTTTCCTACAACAACTTGTATTCACAAG AAATGCCCTATTCCGGCACGATTGGAAATCAGCGGATGAGTGTTGCGGTACCGAATCAATCAAACATCTTGAGCGAAG AAATGCCTAACGGTAGTACGCGTAATGTTTTTTTGGGAAATCAGAGGAATCAATCAAACACCTTGACTGACG GTTCTGTAGCATTGATTGGGAAGTTGGTAAGATAA
- the LOC116921086 gene encoding uncharacterized protein LOC116921086 isoform X1 yields MASSIGLTGKFFIVDLIDGNNYCHVTVVPDIWILQADDNSSKCWYPKISGHISSKKREVPKPCWYVYPCIVRKEYDSYESARSQEHIASIQSDINTEGEDDASQPNTSLGKGKRHKRPNKRFLPDDESVGVYGPTQPETIVIPTIPGSLLRNSVDGGVPAVRPTAPLAVQWRCNNSVDDPGGSGPTQTEAIVIPTVPVSLLRNSVGGVPAALPMTPFEVQQSCSNSFEEVSQHMRGEITVNSTDDNSPVSYNNLYSQEMPYSGTIGNQRMSVAVPNQSNILSEVEMPNGSTRNVFLGNQRNQSNTLTDGSVALIGKLVR; encoded by the exons ATGGCGTCATCAATT GGCTTAAccggaaaattttttattgtcgATTTAATTGATGGAAACAATTATTGCCATGTTACTGTTGTGCCAGACATTTGGATCTTGCAGGCTGATGACAATTCTTCAAAATGTTGGTATCCTAAAATTTCTGGGCACATTTCATCAAAGAAACGTGAAGTACCAAAACCATGTTGGTATGTTTATCCTTGTATCGTCAGAAAGGAATATG ATTCATATGAATCTGCTCGTTCACAGGAGCACATTGCTTCAATTCAATCAGACATTAATACTGAGGGTGAAGATGATGCCAGTCAACCTAACACGTCATTGGGAAAAGGAAAGAGACACAAGAGGCCGAATAAAAGATTCTTGCCTGATGATGAAAGCGTTGGTGTATATGGACCCACCCAGCCAGAAACAATTGTGATTCCAACAATTCCAGGTAGCTTATTAAGGAATTCTGTTGATGGTGGTGTTCCTGCTGTACGCCCAACAGCACCACTTGCAGTTCAGTGGAGATGCAATAATTCTGTTGATGACCCTGGTGGATCTGGGCCCACTCAGACAGAAGCAATTGTGATTCCAACGGTTCCAGTTAGCCTATTAAGGAATTCTGTTGGTGGTGTTCCTGCTGCACTGCCAATGACACCTTTTGAAGTTCAGCAAAGTTGCAGTAACTCTTTTGAGGAAGTCTCGCAGCATATGAGAGGGGAAATTACTGTTAATTCTACGGATGACAATTCACCAGTTTCCTACAACAACTTGTATTCACAAG AAATGCCCTATTCCGGCACGATTGGAAATCAGCGGATGAGTGTTGCGGTACCGAATCAATCAAACATCTTGAGCGAAG TAGAAATGCCTAACGGTAGTACGCGTAATGTTTTTTTGGGAAATCAGAGGAATCAATCAAACACCTTGACTGACG GTTCTGTAGCATTGATTGGGAAGTTGGTAAGATAA
- the LOC116927889 gene encoding uncharacterized protein LOC116927889, with protein sequence MWSQPSERNGKVRKTMDVVGPRQKRRRLNLAYNQFVNDAKMEEVNIVGGQSGYTQVGTAGIQVPLTKFQANNLNIDSLLTSTLSTNPLFNLGSSLNITNFSNEEPNSDDEMEYVISSDSDDCGSDLEEEFDDDSFDWPLSDENAENGDDDDVSPDTEEFQNDVKQSLVQWVVECNIPRCHVNNLLKSLHNDAKLTFLPIDSRTLLSSRRGKIQLIDMPPGKYQHFDIAAALLNILSAMAEHGKELPDVLYILINIDGIPLSKSSLSDFWPILIKVLGWDEIVVGGIYHGAKKPADINQYLARFRDDILRLRATGLEFRGKKVEVVLTAICCDTPATTFVMSIATHNAYYGCRKCTTRGTWVGNIITSSSQAKTAGRVTYSELDAPLRTDESFRTRAQLKHHNKDGKKSIMEELLQDVIGDVVLDYMHLVCIGFRKKELKEWVFGKFDHLRFSVQTSREISAFLIGIGVYIPSDFPRTPRSLLELPRWKATEMRLDLLYICPVAYKPHLNEERYNHMMLLHVAVKILVNRDMCQIYAPYAESLLRLYVTNSGKLYCAKFVTFNVHSLIHLANDVRKHGCLDDFSSFPFENKLQKMKNLLRRSGRPLQQIVRRLEEIDNANRKKGEILVGYSSSNIAGQYKLDDIHYTGPILPQFAGAEQYKVLRFKKYVLLTSLGNNCVFLDNENDVFVIDNFIKHHERVHVIGRRFMKKEICIPIPYHLLL encoded by the exons ATGTGGAGTCAACCATcagaaagaaatggcaaagtACGTAAAACTATGGATGTTGTTGGCCCTCGGCAAAAACGCCGAAGGTTAAATTTGGCCTACAATCAATTTGTAAATGATGCAAAAATGGAAGAAGTAAATATTGTAGGCGG ACAGTCTGGTTACACACAAGTGGGAACTGCTGGTATTCAAGTGCCGTTAACCAAATTTCAAGCTAACAACCTCAACATAGATTCACTGCTGACTTCAACATTGTCAACAAATCCGCTCTTCAATTTGGGATCTTCTTTGA ATattacaaatttttcaaatgagGAACCAAATTCGGATGATGAGATGGAATATGTTATTTCAAGTGATTCTGATGATTGTGGCAGTGATTTGGAGGAGGAATTTGATGATGATTCTTTCGACTGGCCACTCAGCGATGAAAATGCCGAAAACGGAGATGATGACGATGTATCACCCGATACCGaagaatttcaaaatgatGTCAAGCAAAGCCTAGTGCAATGGGTAGTGGAATGCAACATACCTCGATGCCACGTTAACAATTTATTGAAAAGCCTACATAATGATGCTAAGCTAAC GTTTCTACCTATTGATTCAAGAACGCTATTGTCCTCCAGAAGaggaaaaattcaattaattGACATGCCACCAGGGAAATACCAGCACTTCGATATTGCAGCTGCACTATTGAATATCCTTTCTGCGATGGCGGAACATGGAAAAGAATTGCCAGATGTACTGTACATTCTCATAAACATAGATGGAATCCCATTATCCAAAAGCAGCTTAAGCGACTTTTGGCCTATTCTTATTAAAGTTCTAG GATGGGATGAAATTGTAGTTGGTGGGATTTATCACGGTGCAAAGAAACCAGCTGACATCAATCAATATTTAGCCCGTTTCAGAGACGACATTCTTCGACTTCGGGCTACGGGATTAGAATTCCGTGGGAAAAAAGTCGAAGTGGTCCTTACGGCAATTTGCTGCGACACCCCTGCCACAACATTCGTCATGAGCATCGCCACTCACAACGCATATTACGGTTGCAGAAAATGTACCACAAGAGGTACATGGGTAGGAAACATTATAACTAGTTCTAGTCAAGCAAAAACTGCGGGTAGAGTAACATACTCCGAACTAGATGCCCCGCTTCGAACAGACGAGTCATTTCGTACACGCGCACAACTTAAGCATCATAACAAGGATGGCAAGAAATCAATTATGGAAGAACTACTGCAGGATGTAATCGGTGATGTCGTGTTGGACTACATGCATTTAGTTTGCATAGGATTTagaaaaaaggaattaaaGGAGTGGGTTTTTGGAAAGTTTGACCATCTCAGATTTTCTGTGCAAACCAGTAGGGAAATTTCTGCTTTTTTAATAGGAATTGGTGTATATATTCCTAGTGATTTTCCTAGAACTCCACGATCACTTCTTGAATTACCTCGTTGGAAAGCCACGGAGATGCGCTTAGATCTCCTATACATCTGCCCAGTTGCTTACAAACCACATTTGAATGAAGAAAGATACAACCATATGATGCTGCTCCATGTGGCAGTCAAAATTTTGGTCAACCGCGATATGTGCCAGATTTATGCGCCCTACGCGGAGTCTCTGTTGAGGCTTTACGTAACTAATTCAGGGAAACTATATTGCGCTAAATTTGTAACCTTTAACGTCCACAGCTTAATCCATTTGGCGAACGATGTTCGTAAGCATGGATGTTTAGATGATTTCAGCTCCTTTCCGTTTGAAAATAAACTCCAAAAGATGAAAAATTTGCTGCGGAGAAGTGGTAGGCCCTTACAACAAATTGTCCGACGATTGGAAGAAATTGATAATGCTAatagaaaaaagggagaaattCTTGTAGGGTATTCAAGCTCCAATATTGCTGGACAATATAAACTTGATGACATCCATTACACCGGTCCCATTTTACCCCAATTTGCCGGTGCAGAACAATACAAAGTTCtgcgttttaaaaaatatgttctATTAACGTCTTTGGGTAATAATTGTGTGTTCCTTGACAATGAAAATGACGTGTTTGTAATTGATAATTTCATTAAACATCACGAAAGAGTTCATGTAATCGGAAGGCGGTTCATGAAGAAGGAAATATGTATACCTATCCCTTaccatcttcttctttaa
- the LOC123470033 gene encoding ATP-dependent DNA helicase pif1-like: protein MEEAAAFEMPVQLRQLFVDICCHCRPTNAQLLFNNNLQHLTEDYQRNGHGEEVAKNLALKWIQDKIVQNGEKYEDFELPIPDFQLIDRLISAEIEENDENVQRQKKLRGEMMMAKLNVGQRAAFDQIMTAINDENSPQSRQFFLDGPGGTGKTFLYNTLINVLQGEGKKIIAVASTGIASTLLIDGATYHSQFKIYPPITETTRSKIEEHHFSAKLIRDAALIIEDEATVMTNHALNAIKHVTKKVTKNNKPYGNKVLLLGGDFRQCLPVVKHGNQVKVVEATIKNCESWSTFRHLRLTENMRTTAGSQEYANWLIELGNGTLPTTANLSSDVVEIPPDFLITEEYAKSLNITGDDQDPRINALIHHVFGDPKHLLDQDISEEVNSRAILCPKNDECLKINNAIIKNMPGEQCVYKSIDTITGDEEEVANFPTEFLNTLKISGIPPHTLKLKVGAIIMLLKNIDSRRGLCNGTRLVIKQLRQNVIVAAISSGKNKGLCVFK, encoded by the coding sequence ATGGAAGAAGCCGCTGCCTTTGAAATGCCAGTGCAGTTAAGACAACTTTTTGTCGACATATGTTGCCACTGTCGTCCGACGAACGCGCAACTTCTTTTTAATAACAACCTACAGCATCTCACTGAAGACTACCAAAGAAATGGGCATGGAGAAGAAGTGGCCAAAAATCTAGCGTTAAAATGGATTCAAGATAAGATAGTGCAAAATGGTGAAAAATATGAAGATTTTGAACTACCCATACCTGATTTCCAACTAATTGATAGACTTATTTCCGctgaaattgaagaaaatgatgagaaTGTccaaagacaaaagaaattgagagGGGAAATGATGATGGCTAAATTAAATGTTGGTCAACGAGCGGCATTTGATCAAATAATGACCGCAATCAATGATGAAAACTCTCCTCAATCACGTCAATTCTTCTTAGATGGTCCTGGTGGAACAGGGAAAACATTTCTCTACAATACTCTAATCAACGTTCTTCAGggtgaaggaaaaaagatcatTGCTGTCGCTTCAACTGGAATCGCTTCAACACTGTTGATTGATGGAGCCACTTATCATTCTCAGTTTAAAATTTATCCGCCCATCACAGAAACAACCAGATCGAAAATAGAAGAACACCACTTCTCGGCGAAATTGATAAGGGATGCCGCACTAATCATCGAGGACGAAGCTACTGTTATGACCAACCACGCTCTCAATGCGATTAAGCACGTCACTAAAAAAGTGACTAAGAATAACAAGCCTTATGGAAATAAAGTCCTTCTCCTCGGGGGAGACTTTAGACAATGTTTGCCAGTAGTCAAAcatggaaatcaggttaagGTAGTTGAAGCTACCATTAAAAACTGCGAGAGTTGGTCCACCTTTCGTCACCTTCGTTTAACAGAAAACATGCGCACCACGGCGGGAAGTCAAGAGTACGCAAATTGGCTGATTGAACTGGGAAATGGGACGTTACCAACAACAGCAAATTTGAGTTCAGATGTCGTTGAAATCCCTCCTGACTTCCTGATTACCGAAGAATATGCTAAGTCTTTGAATATCACCGGAGATGACCAAGATCCAAGAATCAATGCTTTAATTCATCACGTGTTCGGTGATCCAAAGCATCTATTGGATCAAGATATCTCTGAAGAAGTTAATTCCCGTGCGATATTATGCCCCAAGAATGATGAATGTTTGAAGATAAACAATGCAATAATCAAAAACATGCCTGGTGAGCAGTGTGTTTATAAGAGCATAGACACAATCACAGGTGATGAGGAAGAAGTTGCTAATTTCCCAACAGAATTCCTCAACACGTTGAAAATATCTGGAATTCCACCTCATACGTTAAAACTCAAAGTTGGTGCCATAATAATGCTTCTGAAGAATATAGACTCAAGACGAGGACTATGCAACGGAACAAGATTAGTCATCAAACAGCTCCGTCAAAACGTTATCGTTGCAGCAATTTCTtctggaaaaaataaaggacTTTGTGTGTTCAAATGA